The nucleotide window TGGTGTTATCCAGCCGTGGCGGCAGTTCCTGCAGCCGATCCAGATTAAAGGAGTTATCAGTTATGCCCCAGCCAATGCGAGTGGCATCGACCGCATTCATTTGCTGTTCCACGTGGTTTTCGACGGGCATCAAGAAAAGCGGTTTTCCAAGGTAGGCGGCTTCACTCAGCGATTCAAAGCCGGCGGTGCAGGCAACGTAGCGGCAGTCTGCCATCATGCGGAGAAATTTATCCCCATCAAGTCGATGAAAGGTTAAAGTCGAATCAAATTGAAATTCCACCGGCGCACCCGGCTTGTCGTAGAAGCAATGGAGTTTAGTGTTCGGATTCTGCTTGTGCCACTCAATGATTTGGTCGGCATATCCGTGGTTTAAGAGATAGGCCAGGACAAAGTTTCCATCTGGATTCGAATCGAGTTCAAACAATTGCGGGCGGAGGATAGGTGGCGAAACGGTCAGGTTCCTGCCGGGCAGATCGACTGCCTCGTAGAAAGAGAGTGCCAACTTTGTCGAGCGCGCACCCACGAGCCGGACAAGCCATTTCATTCCGAGTTGCTGGAACAATTTGCCCTTGAGCTGGACATAGGCCGGATGGCCAAACATGAATTGGTGAGCCACGGAAATCACGGGCGGCCGCTTCCGCGAGGTAAGCGCATAGATGCCTGTCATGGGCTCAAAAAAATTGATGATGAGGTCCGGTTCCGACTCGCGAACCAACGTTTTTATCCGCCGCAGACTGGAAAGATACGACGGCGCCTGGCGGACAACACGTGCCAGTGTTTTGGGAAGACTGACTCCGCGATTTTGTTTAAAGGAAAAATCCAGAGTCGTAATCCGGTGCACTGG belongs to Pedosphaera parvula Ellin514 and includes:
- a CDS encoding glycosyltransferase family protein is translated as MKIMLSILGEGRGHMTQAMAVKQILERSGHQITSVVVGLGAHRQIPEFFASAMKMPVHRITTLDFSFKQNRGVSLPKTLARVVRQAPSYLSSLRRIKTLVRESEPDLIINFFEPMTGIYALTSRKRPPVISVAHQFMFGHPAYVQLKGKLFQQLGMKWLVRLVGARSTKLALSFYEAVDLPGRNLTVSPPILRPQLFELDSNPDGNFVLAYLLNHGYADQIIEWHKQNPNTKLHCFYDKPGAPVEFQFDSTLTFHRLDGDKFLRMMADCRYVACTAGFESLSEAAYLGKPLFLMPVENHVEQQMNAVDATRIGWGITDNSFNLDRLQELPPRLDNTKFRAWLNRGDSILLKTLERAVHGKPQQLEEFLPAEAEQSKAV